Part of the Nocardia farcinica genome, TGAACAGGCCAACGGTGGCGTTGTCCGCGCCGTGGCGGGCCGATTTGTCCTTGAACTGGGTCATCCGGCTCGCCTCGCCGAAACCGGTGATGCAGCTGAGCACCCAGGCCAGTTCGGCGTGCTGGGGCACCTGGCTCTGCACGAACAGCGTCGAGCGCTTCGGGTCGATGCCGATGGCCAGCAGCTGGGCCGCGGCCGCCCTGGTCCGGGCGCGCAGCTGCTTGGGCTCCTGCGCGACGGTGATCGCGTGCATGTCCGGGATGAAGTACAGCGCGTCGTAGTCGTCCTGCATCCCTACCCAGTACTGCAGCGCACCGAGGTAGTTGCCGAGGTGGAACGAATTGCTGGTCGGCTGGATCCCGGACAGCACACGCTGCTTGCGCTCCGCGGCCGGGGCTGATGCAGGACTGGACATACCCCCGATCTTTCCATGCCGCTCAAGCGGAATTCCGCTCCGCCCACGAGCGCGGATCGACACCGGGCATACTCGGCTTTCCGGAGCGTTGCAGGTCCTGCTCGCGGCGCGAGGCCACCTGGTAGAGCGGCGCACTCGGACCGCGCAGGGTGTTCGCCAGCAGGCGCGGGCCGACCGGCGGGGCCAGATGGGCGGCCCGCACCCCGGCCGCGAGCAGCCGGAACCGGCGTTCCTGCGCCCACCCCCAGTCGAGGCCGTACAACCGCCGCACCGGCTCGGGCAGGCTGCCCTGCACGAGCAGGTAGTACCCGCCGGTGACCTGCTGGGCGGGCACCGGCAGCGGGTAGGGCACCCGTTGCCCCATCAGGTACGAGCCCACCATCCGCGCCTCCGGCGTGAGATGCGGCTGGTTCGAGGCCAGGTAGCCGTCGTAGCGCGCCCGGAAACCGGCGTAGCTGTCGGGGGCGGCCGAGCGCGGCATCCCGAACAGCTCGCCCCAGCGCACGTAGTCGTGGTAGAGCGCCTCCCGTTCACCGTCGGTCAGCCTGCGGACCAGCAGGTCGTGCATGACCTCCGCGGAGTCGAAGGTGAACGCCATGGTCCAGAACATCAGGTCCGGGTCGAGCGCGGAGTAGTGCGTGCCCGCCGGGTGCGGGCCCGCGTCCTCCGGCAGCGCGCCGCTGACCCGGACGTGGCGTTTACCGGTGTAGGACAGCGCCCGGTCGGCCTCGTCCTTGCTGCCCAGGAACACCGCCTCGAACAGCTTGCCGGTGATCGCGAGCCGGGTGTAGGGCGTGCTCCGGTGGTGGGTGCTCTCCGCGGTGCCCACATACAGCAGCGGGTGCACCGCGCCGATCACCAGCGCCCGCAGTCCGTAGGTGATGCCCACCGCGCGTTTGCGCATCACCCGCCGGATCATCGAGTGCTCGGCGAAGTATCCGGGCTCGGACATGGCGGCCTCCTCATCGAGTCATCTGGCAACAGAATCCACCAGATTTCTCATTCTGGCAAGACACTCTGCCAAAAACCTCCAGAACAGTCGGCGTGCCAGAATCGGACGGGTGACTGCGCAGCGGACCTACGGCGGCGTCTCGGCCGAGGAGCGCAGGGCGCAGCGGCGCACCGCGCTGCTGAACGCCGCGCTCGAGATCGTCGGCACCGAGGGCACGGCCAAACTGACCGTGTCCGGGCTCTGTGCGCGCGCCGGTCTCAACGAGCGCTACTACTACGAGAACTTCGACAGCCGCGAGGCCGTGCTGGCCGCCCTGTTCGACCAGATCGCCGAGGAACTGGCGCTGGCCATCCTCGCGGCACTGCGCGAGGCGCCGGACGAGACGCGCGCCAAGGCGCACGCCGCCATCGCCGCGGGTATCCACCTGCTCACCGACGACCCGCGCAAGGCACGCGCGGCACTGATCGCGGGCATGTCGACGCCGGAGCTGCGGGCGCGCGGCAACCAGACCGTCCGCGCGTTCGCGCGCATGGTCGCCGCGCAGGGCGTCGGCTTCTACGGCCGCAGCGAGCCGGTGTCCGACGCGGTGATCGATTTCCGCGCGACCTACCTGGTCGGCGGCCTGGTCCACACGCTGACCTCGTGGTTGCAGGGCGAGATCGCGCTCGACCGGGACGAACTCGTCGAGCACACCACCGACGTGTTCGTGCTGCTCGGCGAGGATCTGGCGGGCCGGCTGCCCAAGCCCTAGTCGAGCTCCAGCTCCACCGCTGTGGTGTCCGGCTCGCCCTGCAACACCACCCGGAAGCTGACGTCGCGGCGGCGCCAGTAGTCGGCGCAGTCGCGCATGGCCTCGTCGAACCAATCCCGTTCGGCGGGCTGCTCGGCCAGCAGGTCGGCCGCGTCGCGCACCACCGCGACATACCCGGCGGCCTCACCCACGAAATCGTCGAGATCACGCAGGCATTCGTCGAAAGCGTTCTTGTTCTGCCCGAAGTAGTAGGGGAACTGGAAGGCCGCCGCCCACTCGTCGAACACGCCCGCGACCGTCCGCATCCGCGTCCCGCGCAACTCGCGCACCGCGAAACCGGCGGGCGCGCGATAGCGCACCTCGGTCAGTTCCGGCGCACTCACCGCCAGCGCGCCGAACACCGGTTCCGCGGCGGCGGCGATCGGCTCGGGTGTAGCGGATTCCGGCCGGGCTTCGGTGGGGCGGGCCAGGAATCGCGACAACGGAACAGGCATCAGCGCATCCTCGTGAAGGTCTGGTAGTGGTCGCCGGTGTACCAGGCCGAACCGTCGCTGCCGGTGACGATGCGTTCGGCGTCCCGGGTCCGGTTGCGTTGCTTGGGATTGACGTCCCACTCCTGGTAGGTGATCGCCCTGCCCGCCGCATCGGCGCGCGGCAGATCACCGTCGCGGTTCATCCACCGCTCCCCACCCTTGGTGCCCGGCGCGTTCGCCGAATC contains:
- a CDS encoding oxygenase MpaB family protein: MSEPGYFAEHSMIRRVMRKRAVGITYGLRALVIGAVHPLLYVGTAESTHHRSTPYTRLAITGKLFEAVFLGSKDEADRALSYTGKRHVRVSGALPEDAGPHPAGTHYSALDPDLMFWTMAFTFDSAEVMHDLLVRRLTDGEREALYHDYVRWGELFGMPRSAAPDSYAGFRARYDGYLASNQPHLTPEARMVGSYLMGQRVPYPLPVPAQQVTGGYYLLVQGSLPEPVRRLYGLDWGWAQERRFRLLAAGVRAAHLAPPVGPRLLANTLRGPSAPLYQVASRREQDLQRSGKPSMPGVDPRSWAERNSA
- a CDS encoding TetR/AcrR family transcriptional regulator — its product is MTAQRTYGGVSAEERRAQRRTALLNAALEIVGTEGTAKLTVSGLCARAGLNERYYYENFDSREAVLAALFDQIAEELALAILAALREAPDETRAKAHAAIAAGIHLLTDDPRKARAALIAGMSTPELRARGNQTVRAFARMVAAQGVGFYGRSEPVSDAVIDFRATYLVGGLVHTLTSWLQGEIALDRDELVEHTTDVFVLLGEDLAGRLPKP
- a CDS encoding barstar family protein; protein product: MPVPLSRFLARPTEARPESATPEPIAAAAEPVFGALAVSAPELTEVRYRAPAGFAVRELRGTRMRTVAGVFDEWAAAFQFPYYFGQNKNAFDECLRDLDDFVGEAAGYVAVVRDAADLLAEQPAERDWFDEAMRDCADYWRRRDVSFRVVLQGEPDTTAVELELD